In a genomic window of Helianthus annuus cultivar XRQ/B chromosome 10, HanXRQr2.0-SUNRISE, whole genome shotgun sequence:
- the LOC110880962 gene encoding uncharacterized protein LOC110880962, with product MCRKLLTQDRILQWDFSRRKNMNMMCCLLCYENFESHSHLFFECKLSSHVWSIVRDKAGMHNVKDQWSDIVGWLSERANSKSTGDYVSRLIVAASAYVIWQERNMRLFKNQTRPPDTIASLILNMVRYKLLGVKFKSTVRVKRLLDDWGIHQGADADGIG from the coding sequence ATGTGTCGAAAGCTTTTGACTCAGGATAGAATATTGCAGTGGGACTTTTCTAGAAGAAAGAACATGAACATGATGTGCTGTCTTTtgtgttatgaaaattttgaatCTCACAGTCATCTTTTCTTTGAATGTAAGCTGTCGTCTCATGTTTGGAGCATCGTTCGGGATAAAGCTGGCATGCATAACGTTAAGGATCAATGGTCGGATATAGTTGGTTGGCTTTCTGAGCGAGCTAATTCAAAGTCTACCGGGGATTATGTTAGTAGGCTGATTGTCGCAGCGTCGGCTTATGTTATTTGGCAGGAAAGAAACATGAGGCTTTTCAAGAATCAAACGAGGCCACCAGATACTATTGCTTCATTAATTCTGAATATGGTTCGATACAAGTTGTTGGGAGTGAAGTTCAAGAGCACGGTTAGAGTCAAGAGATTGCTTGACGATTGGGGGATTCATCAAGGTGCGGACGCGGATGGAATTGGCTGA